The DNA sequence CCCGAGAACCAGGCGTCCTTGGATTCGTTGGTGGTGCCGGTCTTGCCTGCCAGGTCGGTTCGGCCCAGGGCCAGGGCGCGGCGGCCGGTGCCGAGCTTGATCACGTCCTCCAGCATGCTGTTGAGAATGTAGGTGGTACGGCCGTCGACAATGCGCTCGGCAATGGCCGGTGCTTGCGGTACCCCAGGGGCCGTCGTGGCTTCGCCCGGTGTCGCATTGACCGTGAAGGTCTCGGTGGACGGTGCGGCGACACCGTCGCTGGCCTGCTCGCCCGTGGGCACGCGTGGTGGGTTGGCGACGAACAGCGTCTCGCCGTTGCGGCTTTCGATCTTGTCGATGATGTACGGGGTGATCTTGTAGCCGCCGTTGGCGAACGTGCTCCAGCCCGTGGCGATTTCCATCGGCGTCAGGGTCGCGGTGCCCAGGGCCAGGGACAGATTGCGCGGCAGGTCCTGCTTGTTGAAGCCGAACTTGCTGATGTAATCGATGGTGCGGTCCACGCCCAGGGCCTGGAGCAGGCGGATCGACACCAGGTTGCGGGACTTGTACAGCGCTTCGCGCAGGCGGATCGGGCCCAGGAAGGTGTTGGTGTCGTTCTTCGGACGCCAGACCTTGTCCAGGTATTCATCGACGAACACGATCGGGGCATCGTTCACCAGGCTGGCGGCGGTGTAGCCGTTGTCCAGGGCGGCGCTGTAGACGAATGGCTTGAAACTCGAACCCGGCTGGCGCTTGGCCTGCAGTGCCCGGTTGTAATTGCTCTGCTCGAAGGCGAAGCCGCCCACCAACGAACGGATCGCTCCGTTCTGGGGATCGAGGGACACCAGCGCGCCTTGGGCGGCGGGGATCTGGCTGAACTTGAGGGTGTTATCCGCCTGGCGCTGTACCCGGATCAGGTCGCCCACCTGGGCTACGTCCGACGGCTGGCGGGGGTTGTTACCCATGCTGTTGGTATTGAGGAACGGGCGGGCCCATTTCATGGTGTCCCAGGCCACGTGTTCTTCCAGCTCGCCGTTGCGGGTCAGGACCTTGATGCCATCCTTGTCCACCGACGTGACAATCGCCGGCTCCAGGCTGCTGATGGTGCGCTGTTTGGTCAGCTCCAGGGCCCAGGCTTCCTTGGTCTTGCCCGGCAGGCGCGATTCAGGGCCGCGATAGCCGTGGCGCTGATCGTAGGTCATCAGGCCCTCGTGCAGGGCGGTGTTGGCCATTTCCTGCAAGTTGCTCGGCACCGTGGTGGTCACGCGGAAACCTTCGGTGTAGGCGTCGCTGCCATAACGCCCGACCATCTCGGCACGGGCCATCTCGGCGATGTACGGGGCGTTCACTTCCGGGGTCGGCACGTGGTAGCTGGCGTTCAACGGTTCATTGATCGCGGCGGTGTAGTCGGCCTCGGTGATCTTGCCGAGCTTGTACATGCGCCCCAGGATCCAGTCGCGACGCTCCTTGCTGCGGGTCGGGTTGGCCAACGGGTTGAAGCGCGACGGTGCCTTGGGCAGGCCGGCGATCATCGCCATCTGCGCCAGGCTCACATCACGGATCGACTTGCCGTAGTAAACCTGCGCCGCCGCCTCGATGCCGTAGGCGCGGTTGCCCAGGTAAATCTTGTTCACGTACAGCTCGAGGATTTCATCCTTGGTCAGCTGTCGCTCGATCTGCAGGGCCAGGAGGATCTCCGTGGTCTTGCGCGAGAAGCTGCGCTCACTGGTCAGGAAGAAGTTCTTGGCCACCTGCATGGTGATGGTGCTGCCACCTGACTGGATGTGGCCGCTCTTGACCAACTGGCTGGCAGCGCGCATCAGGCTGCCCGGATCGACGCCGTAGTGATTGGCGAAGTTGTCGTCTTCAGCACTGAGTAACGCATTGATGAAATTGGGGGGAATGTCGGCGAAACGGATCGGCGTGCGGCGCATTTCGCCAAATTCGGCGATTAGCTTGTTGTCGCTGCTGTACACCCGCAAAGGAATCTGCAACTGAATACTTCTCAGCGCCTCCACGGACGGCAATCCCGGACTAAGGTAAAGAAACGCACCGCTCAGACCCAAGAGCAGTCCGCAGAAAACGGCGACGATGGACCATCCGAAAAATTTCAGCAGACGAATCAAGGCTTTTGGATATCCAGGCAAAGAATGAAAAAGGCGCCAGGTGCAGGGAAGGACCCGTGCGAGCAACAAAGCGAAAAAAAACGCTGGGCATTATAAGCATTTTTTTTCGTCGAAAACGCCATCCGGACGTCCGTCGGGCCGGGGTGATTGAACGCAATGCATATTAGAGAGTCCGTAACTCACGGATAGTCATAGGGAATTGGTAGTGCTACGACTCTTCAATAAAAAAGCCCATACGCTTCTGGGGATAGACATCAGCTCCACCTCGGTGAAGCTGCTTGAGTTGAGCCGCCAGGGTGACCGATACCGCGTCGAGTCCTACGCGGTCGAACCGTTGCCGGCCAACGCCGTGATCGAAAAGAACATCGCCGAGCTCGAAGGGGTGGGCCAGGCATTGTCTCGGGTGCTCGCCAAGGCCAAGACCGCCTCGCGTAGCGTGGCAGTGGCGGTGGCGGGGTCGGCGGTGATCACCAAGATCATCGAGATGGACGCCGGGATGTCCGATGACGACATGGAAAACCAGCTCAAGATCGAGGCCGATCAGTACATTCCTTATCCGCTGGATGAGGTGGCCATCGATTTTGAAGTGCTGGGCGTGTCACCGCGCAGCGCCGAGCGGGTCGAGGTGCTGTTGGCGGCCTGTCGCAAGGAAAACGTCGAGGTTCGCGAGGCTGCGCTGGCGCTGGCCGGGCTGACAGCCCGGGTGGTCGACGTGGAAGCCTACGCGCTGGAGCGCGCCTTTGGTCTGCTCGCCACGCAACTGGCGGCGTCCCAGGAACGGCTGACCGTGGCGGTCATCGACATCGGCGCCACCATGACCACCCTCAGCGTGCTGCACAACGGGCGGATCATCTATACCCGCGAGCAATTGTTCGGCGGCCGCCAGCTCACCGAGGAAATCCAGCGCCGCTATGGCCTGACGCCCGAGCAGGCCGGCCAGGCAAAAAGGCAGGGTGGCCTGCCGGACGATTATCTCAGTGAGGTGCTGCAACCCTTTCGCGAGGCCCTGGTGCAGCAAGTTTCGCGGTCCTTGCAGTTTTTCTTCGCTTCGGGCCAGTACAGCGCGGTGGACCACATTTTGTTGGCCGGAGGCACGGCGTCGGTCGCCGGCCTGGATCGGCTGATCGAGCAACGCCTGGGCACACCGACCCAGGTCGCCAACCCGTTTACCAACATGGCCCTGAGCAGCAAGGTCAATGCCGGTGCCCTGGCCAGTGACGCGCCAGCGCTGATGATTGCCTGCGGGCTGGCCCTCAGGAGTTTCGACTGATGGCGCGGATCAACCTGCTGCCCTGGCGTGAAGAGCTGCGCGAAGAGCGCCGCAAACGCTTTCTGCTGGCATTGGTGGGGGCGCTGGTCGGCGCGGTGGGCCTGACGTTGGTCGCGATCCGGTACGTCGACAGTGCCATCGACCACCAAGTGGCGCGCAACAGTTATCTCTCCGAGCAGATTGCCGTGCTGGACGAGCGCATCAAGCAGATCAGCGAACTGAAAGCCCGTCGCCAGCAACTGCTGGAGCGCATGCGCATCATCCAGGACCTGCAGGGTAACCGGCCGGTCAGCGGGCGTATTTTCGACCAGCTGGCGCGGACCCTGCCGGACGGGGTGTATTTCACCGAAGTGAAGATGGAGGACCGGACTCTCTTCATCAAGGGTGCCGCGGAATCGAACAATCGTGTCTCGGACCTCATGCGCAACCTGGACGCATCTGACCTGTTCGATGCGCCCAGCCTGACGGAGGTCAAGGCCACCACCGCCGGTCAGCTCGATCAGGCCAACGTTTTCCAGTTGACGGTCCGCCAGACCCGCACCGTCGATGGGGAGGACGCCCAATGAAGCCAGGGGAGTGGTTCGACGCGCTGCGCAAGATCGACATCAGTGACCTGGACACCAATAACATCGGTGCCTGGCCGGCCCCCATCAAGTGGCTGGCCGGCGTCCTGCTGGTGGTCCTGGTGCTGGGGCTGGGCTATAACTTTGCCTTG is a window from the Pseudomonas brassicacearum genome containing:
- a CDS encoding penicillin-binding protein 1A — protein: MRLLKFFGWSIVAVFCGLLLGLSGAFLYLSPGLPSVEALRSIQLQIPLRVYSSDNKLIAEFGEMRRTPIRFADIPPNFINALLSAEDDNFANHYGVDPGSLMRAASQLVKSGHIQSGGSTITMQVAKNFFLTSERSFSRKTTEILLALQIERQLTKDEILELYVNKIYLGNRAYGIEAAAQVYYGKSIRDVSLAQMAMIAGLPKAPSRFNPLANPTRSKERRDWILGRMYKLGKITEADYTAAINEPLNASYHVPTPEVNAPYIAEMARAEMVGRYGSDAYTEGFRVTTTVPSNLQEMANTALHEGLMTYDQRHGYRGPESRLPGKTKEAWALELTKQRTISSLEPAIVTSVDKDGIKVLTRNGELEEHVAWDTMKWARPFLNTNSMGNNPRQPSDVAQVGDLIRVQRQADNTLKFSQIPAAQGALVSLDPQNGAIRSLVGGFAFEQSNYNRALQAKRQPGSSFKPFVYSAALDNGYTAASLVNDAPIVFVDEYLDKVWRPKNDTNTFLGPIRLREALYKSRNLVSIRLLQALGVDRTIDYISKFGFNKQDLPRNLSLALGTATLTPMEIATGWSTFANGGYKITPYIIDKIESRNGETLFVANPPRVPTGEQASDGVAAPSTETFTVNATPGEATTAPGVPQAPAIAERIVDGRTTYILNSMLEDVIKLGTGRRALALGRTDLAGKTGTTNESKDAWFSGYNADYVTTVWTGFDQPESLGRREFGGTVALPIWMTYMGAALKDKPPHTQPEPEGILSLRVDPISGRAATPGTPGAYFELFKSEDTPPSVNELGNGVAPGSPLPADEAAPIDLF
- a CDS encoding pilus assembly protein PilM, with protein sequence MLRLFNKKAHTLLGIDISSTSVKLLELSRQGDRYRVESYAVEPLPANAVIEKNIAELEGVGQALSRVLAKAKTASRSVAVAVAGSAVITKIIEMDAGMSDDDMENQLKIEADQYIPYPLDEVAIDFEVLGVSPRSAERVEVLLAACRKENVEVREAALALAGLTARVVDVEAYALERAFGLLATQLAASQERLTVAVIDIGATMTTLSVLHNGRIIYTREQLFGGRQLTEEIQRRYGLTPEQAGQAKRQGGLPDDYLSEVLQPFREALVQQVSRSLQFFFASGQYSAVDHILLAGGTASVAGLDRLIEQRLGTPTQVANPFTNMALSSKVNAGALASDAPALMIACGLALRSFD
- a CDS encoding PilN domain-containing protein, encoding MARINLLPWREELREERRKRFLLALVGALVGAVGLTLVAIRYVDSAIDHQVARNSYLSEQIAVLDERIKQISELKARRQQLLERMRIIQDLQGNRPVSGRIFDQLARTLPDGVYFTEVKMEDRTLFIKGAAESNNRVSDLMRNLDASDLFDAPSLTEVKATTAGQLDQANVFQLTVRQTRTVDGEDAQ